In one Chitinophaga sancti genomic region, the following are encoded:
- a CDS encoding GNAT family N-acetyltransferase, with product MNHQHKEMEVPVLEADHLQLRPISEKDIAALFNLFSSEKVIRFMDIERFINVSEAAQLVAFFREKLLSGEGMRWGIYQEDSDTLIGTCGLHHINRTHYKAEMGYDLLPAFWGKGIMTTSLNRLLQYAFEELSLNRIEAVVDPANKLSLLLLERLGFRQEGLLRQAFFQKGHFVDTYMFSLLSSDYNYELHY from the coding sequence ATGAATCATCAACATAAAGAGATGGAAGTTCCTGTACTGGAAGCAGACCACTTACAACTGCGGCCAATCAGCGAAAAAGACATCGCCGCATTGTTCAATCTATTTTCTTCGGAAAAAGTGATCCGTTTTATGGATATAGAACGCTTCATCAACGTTTCCGAAGCCGCCCAGTTAGTTGCCTTTTTCAGGGAAAAACTGCTGAGTGGAGAAGGTATGCGCTGGGGCATTTACCAGGAAGACAGCGATACCCTGATCGGTACCTGCGGCCTACATCATATTAACAGAACGCATTACAAAGCAGAAATGGGCTATGACCTCCTTCCCGCCTTCTGGGGCAAAGGGATCATGACCACCTCCCTGAACCGCTTATTACAATATGCCTTTGAAGAATTGTCGCTGAACCGGATCGAAGCGGTCGTAGACCCGGCTAATAAACTATCCCTCCTCCTGCTGGAAAGATTAGGGTTCCGGCAGGAAGGCCTCCTCCGGCAAGCTTTTTTTCAAAAAGGCCACTTTGTAGATACCTATATGTTCAGCTTACTCTCCAGTGATTATAACTACGAATTGCATTATTAA
- a CDS encoding GNAT family N-acetyltransferase has protein sequence MQFRNATTLDMPAIVAIYNSTIAGRMVTADTEPVSVESRMPWFHVHNPEKRPLWVVEENGIMIGWVSFQSFYGRPAYDGTAEISIYLDENQRGKGYGRTILEYAMAQCPSIGIKTLLGFIFSHNEPSIKLFEKLGFTSWAHMPNIAVLDGIERSLDILGKRIY, from the coding sequence ATGCAATTCAGAAACGCCACCACCCTCGACATGCCCGCTATTGTAGCCATCTACAACAGCACCATTGCCGGCAGAATGGTCACTGCCGACACAGAACCTGTATCAGTAGAAAGCCGCATGCCCTGGTTTCACGTACACAACCCGGAAAAACGCCCTTTATGGGTAGTAGAAGAAAATGGGATCATGATAGGCTGGGTAAGCTTCCAGTCCTTTTATGGCCGCCCGGCCTACGACGGCACCGCCGAAATAAGTATCTATTTAGATGAAAATCAACGAGGTAAGGGTTATGGGAGGACAATTCTTGAATATGCGATGGCACAATGTCCATCGATTGGCATAAAGACATTACTGGGATTTATTTTCTCCCACAATGAACCGAGTATTAAATTATTTGAAAAACTGGGTTTCACTTCCTGGGCACATATGCCCAATATTGCCGTTTTGGATGGCATCGAAAGAAGCCTGGATATTCTTGGTAAAAGGATCTATTAG
- a CDS encoding helix-turn-helix transcriptional regulator, with protein sequence MENYKPITKATADRFLQLLKTKGPQSAAMLAAALNITGEGARLQLLKLAEEGLVMSATTSKGVGRPVQIWDLTPVGHAHFPDTHAEFTLQLLETIRVELGEEALDKVVAAREQQRHEKYYNALSGIRDVAEKLEAFAALRTREGYLAEWQEDGEGGFYFIENHCPICNAALNCANICNSELKTFKHLMGDGVEVERADHIISGARRCVYKIVVLVS encoded by the coding sequence TTGGAAAATTATAAACCCATCACGAAGGCAACGGCAGATAGATTTTTGCAGTTACTGAAAACGAAGGGGCCTCAGTCGGCCGCTATGCTGGCCGCTGCTTTGAACATTACAGGAGAGGGCGCCCGGCTGCAACTGCTGAAACTGGCAGAAGAAGGACTGGTGATGTCGGCGACGACATCTAAGGGGGTCGGTCGTCCTGTGCAGATCTGGGATCTGACCCCGGTGGGGCATGCACATTTTCCGGATACCCATGCGGAGTTTACCTTACAATTATTAGAAACGATCCGCGTGGAGCTGGGTGAAGAGGCGCTGGATAAGGTAGTGGCGGCCAGGGAACAGCAGCGGCATGAGAAGTATTATAATGCGCTGTCTGGTATCCGGGATGTGGCGGAGAAACTGGAGGCCTTTGCGGCTTTAAGGACCCGGGAAGGCTACCTGGCGGAATGGCAGGAAGATGGGGAGGGTGGATTCTATTTTATTGAGAATCATTGTCCTATATGTAATGCAGCGCTGAATTGTGCGAATATTTGTAATTCGGAATTGAAGACTTTTAAGCACCTGATGGGGGATGGTGTGGAGGTGGAGCGCGCTGACCATATTATCAGCGGCGCTCGCAGATGTGTGTATAAGATTGTGGTGCTGGTATCCTAA
- a CDS encoding NADPH-dependent FMN reductase, with translation MNVLIFNGTMDSSPYTTANRLSAYFEEQFRQKGYTTEVFSPKGGHIPFFEYPKGDMPASVKAMCDAFCKADVLVWLTPLYHGSMTGVMKNALDWLEMTSKLSNPYLTGKVVALVSWGDGHQAMQGINAMDSVAKALRAWVLPYSVPIMKEHLYTADGKDFTEPYKNKFDRLISLLGESKVLKHIQ, from the coding sequence ATGAACGTTTTGATCTTCAATGGAACGATGGATTCAAGTCCATACACCACGGCAAACCGACTTTCTGCCTATTTTGAAGAACAGTTCCGCCAGAAAGGCTACACTACAGAAGTATTCAGTCCAAAAGGCGGTCATATTCCGTTCTTTGAATATCCAAAAGGCGATATGCCCGCATCCGTAAAAGCTATGTGCGATGCCTTTTGTAAAGCGGATGTACTCGTCTGGCTCACTCCCCTTTACCACGGGAGTATGACCGGGGTCATGAAAAATGCACTGGACTGGTTAGAGATGACGAGCAAACTCAGTAATCCATATTTAACCGGAAAGGTCGTAGCTTTGGTGAGTTGGGGAGATGGTCACCAGGCAATGCAGGGCATCAATGCCATGGATTCCGTAGCTAAAGCATTGAGAGCGTGGGTACTACCCTACTCCGTTCCTATCATGAAGGAACACCTGTATACGGCAGATGGAAAGGATTTTACCGAGCCATATAAGAATAAGTTCGATCGCCTCATCTCCCTCCTGGGAGAATCAAAGGTTTTGAAACACATACAGTAA
- a CDS encoding HesB/IscA family protein has protein sequence MITVSDKASVYIKDLMVKENHAPNTFVRVGVKGGGCSGLEYVLKFEESEKQEGDQIFEDKGVKIVVQMKSLLYLYGTELDYSDGLNGKGLFFNNPNATRTCSCGESFAV, from the coding sequence ATGATCACAGTATCAGATAAAGCTAGCGTATATATTAAGGATCTGATGGTCAAAGAAAACCATGCACCCAATACCTTTGTTCGCGTAGGCGTGAAAGGTGGTGGTTGCTCAGGTCTGGAATATGTACTGAAATTTGAAGAATCAGAAAAACAGGAAGGGGATCAAATCTTTGAAGATAAAGGTGTTAAGATAGTAGTACAGATGAAAAGCCTCTTGTATCTTTACGGCACAGAACTGGACTACAGCGACGGTCTGAACGGTAAAGGGCTATTCTTTAACAACCCGAATGCGACCCGTACCTGTAGTTGTGGCGAGAGCTTCGCTGTATAA
- the sufB gene encoding Fe-S cluster assembly protein SufB, translating to MRNSNEIIDDIANKEYEFGFTTDIEMEMAPVGLNEDTIRYISAKKEEPEWLLQWRLKAFAAFQKMQWPSWQHFKMPELDLQKISYYAAPKRKSLKSLDEVDPEILATMEKLGIPLNEQKALSGVAVDVVFDSVSVATTFREKLAELGVIFCSFGEAVREHPELVKEYLGTVVPHSDNIFAALNAAVFSDGSFVYIPKGVRCPMELSTYFRINAENTGQFERTLIICDDNAYVSYLEGCTAPRRDENQLHAAVVELIALNHAEIKYSTVQNWYPGDKDGKGGIYNFVTKRGICKGNRSKISWTQVETGSAITWKYPSVILQGDDAEGEFYSVAVTRNKQIADTGTKIYHLGRNTRSRIISKGISAGTSDNTYRGLVQVGPRAANARNFTQCDSLLIGDRCGAHTFPYIESKNSTATVEHEATTSKIGEDQIFYLNQRGINTEQAVALIVNGYAKEVLNQLPMEFAVEAQKLLSITLEGSVG from the coding sequence ATGAGAAATAGCAACGAAATAATTGACGACATAGCCAACAAGGAATACGAGTTTGGCTTTACCACCGACATCGAGATGGAAATGGCTCCCGTTGGCCTCAACGAGGATACCATCCGCTACATCTCTGCTAAAAAGGAAGAACCAGAATGGCTCCTGCAATGGCGCCTGAAGGCATTCGCTGCCTTCCAGAAAATGCAGTGGCCCAGCTGGCAGCATTTCAAAATGCCGGAACTGGATCTGCAAAAGATCTCTTACTACGCCGCTCCAAAAAGAAAATCATTAAAAAGCCTGGATGAAGTAGATCCTGAAATCCTGGCTACCATGGAGAAACTCGGTATTCCACTGAATGAGCAGAAAGCGCTCTCCGGTGTAGCTGTAGACGTGGTGTTCGACAGTGTATCCGTTGCTACTACTTTCCGTGAAAAATTAGCTGAACTGGGTGTCATCTTCTGCTCCTTCGGGGAAGCAGTACGCGAACACCCGGAACTGGTGAAAGAATACCTGGGGACCGTAGTACCTCACTCTGACAACATTTTTGCCGCGCTGAATGCAGCCGTATTCTCCGATGGCTCTTTTGTATATATTCCAAAAGGCGTACGCTGCCCCATGGAACTGAGCACCTACTTCCGTATCAATGCGGAAAATACCGGCCAGTTTGAGCGTACCCTCATCATCTGCGACGACAATGCCTACGTAAGTTACCTCGAAGGCTGCACGGCACCACGCCGCGATGAGAACCAGCTGCACGCTGCAGTAGTGGAACTCATTGCACTGAACCATGCAGAAATCAAATACTCCACCGTTCAAAACTGGTACCCCGGTGATAAAGACGGTAAGGGTGGTATTTACAACTTCGTAACCAAACGTGGTATCTGTAAAGGAAATAGGAGCAAGATCTCCTGGACACAGGTAGAAACCGGCTCCGCTATCACCTGGAAATATCCAAGTGTAATCCTGCAGGGCGATGATGCTGAAGGCGAATTCTACTCCGTAGCAGTAACCCGCAACAAGCAGATTGCTGATACCGGTACCAAAATATATCACCTGGGTCGCAATACCCGCAGCCGTATCATTTCAAAAGGTATTTCTGCAGGCACCAGTGATAATACCTATCGTGGTCTCGTACAGGTAGGTCCGCGTGCTGCCAATGCACGTAACTTTACCCAGTGTGATTCCCTGCTCATAGGCGATCGCTGTGGCGCTCACACCTTCCCATACATCGAATCAAAGAATAGCACCGCTACCGTAGAACACGAAGCGACTACCTCCAAGATCGGGGAAGACCAGATCTTCTACCTCAACCAACGTGGTATCAATACAGAACAGGCAGTAGCCCTCATCGTAAACGGCTATGCCAAGGAAGTACTGAACCAGCTCCCGATGGAGTTCGCGGTAGAAGCACAAAAACTGCTGTCCATCACGCTTGAAGGTAGTGTAGGATAA
- the sufC gene encoding Fe-S cluster assembly ATPase SufC, giving the protein MLTIKNLHAEVDGKKILKGLNLEIKAGEMHAIMGPNGAGKSSLASVLAGRENYTVTEGEVIFDGKNLLEMSPEDRAREGVFLAFQYPVEIPGVSNLNFLKTALNEIRAYHSLPAMEAKEFLKLTKEKQQMMDFNANLMNRSLNEGFSGGEKKRNEVFQMAMLDPKFAILDETDSGLDIDALRIVASGVNKLRAADKAFMVITHYQRLLDYIVPDFVHVLADGVIVKTGNKDLALELEEKGYDWLKEDVHQKESV; this is encoded by the coding sequence ATGCTGACGATTAAAAATCTGCACGCAGAAGTAGACGGTAAGAAAATATTAAAGGGCCTGAACCTGGAAATCAAAGCAGGTGAGATGCATGCTATTATGGGCCCTAACGGTGCCGGCAAAAGCTCACTGGCTTCTGTGCTCGCGGGTCGTGAGAACTATACAGTGACTGAAGGTGAAGTGATCTTCGACGGCAAAAACCTGCTGGAAATGTCTCCTGAAGACCGCGCCCGCGAAGGCGTCTTCCTGGCATTCCAGTACCCTGTAGAAATTCCGGGTGTATCTAACCTGAATTTCCTCAAGACTGCCCTGAACGAGATCAGAGCCTACCACAGCCTGCCTGCAATGGAAGCAAAGGAATTCCTGAAACTGACCAAAGAGAAACAGCAGATGATGGACTTTAATGCGAACCTGATGAACCGCTCTCTGAATGAAGGTTTTTCCGGTGGTGAAAAGAAACGTAACGAAGTTTTCCAGATGGCTATGCTGGATCCTAAATTCGCTATTCTTGATGAAACTGACTCCGGCCTGGACATCGATGCACTGCGTATCGTAGCAAGTGGTGTAAACAAACTGCGCGCTGCTGACAAAGCATTCATGGTGATCACCCACTACCAGCGCCTGCTCGATTATATCGTGCCTGATTTCGTACACGTACTGGCAGATGGCGTGATCGTGAAAACCGGAAATAAAGACCTGGCGCTGGAACTGGAAGAAAAAGGCTACGACTGGCTGAAAGAAGATGTACATCAGAAAGAATCCGTATAA
- the sufD gene encoding Fe-S cluster assembly protein SufD translates to MTSDINKSFYDFISNGMPGPEQQADVNNAILPARKAAFSRFRSLGLPTLKTEEWRYTNIQRYLKDAFTLAEEEQSSVTAEQLSSASIPKLDSYTAVLVNGRLQTELSQLPADGKITISKISDAAGNAALQNWFDKHPHLQKQPFAALNAAFFADGLFVEAGVNASLDKPLHIVHVYTAAVNAFIQPHHLVVLHKSATLELIETSVNLHEDAIAFVNSVTEVILEENAELWHYNVQSTVKNSRHIYHTSALQKADSRYHHFNFTLPAAELTRNNLSVALTGSNTETNLHGLFLATETQHVDNHTFVDHQVPHCNSNELYKGVLLDNAKGVFTGKIMVHQDAQKTNAFQQNNNLLMSEKANINSQPQLEIYADDVKCSHGFTVGRFSEEALFYLRSRGIGEEAAKTLMVNAFAFDITDQVHIPALQAFLSDKIRRYVTGAINN, encoded by the coding sequence ATGACTAGCGATATCAATAAATCATTTTACGACTTTATATCTAACGGGATGCCCGGTCCTGAGCAGCAGGCAGACGTGAACAACGCCATCCTGCCTGCACGCAAAGCCGCTTTCAGCCGCTTTCGCTCGCTTGGCCTACCTACCCTCAAAACTGAAGAATGGCGCTATACTAACATACAGCGCTATCTGAAAGATGCATTCACCCTGGCAGAAGAAGAACAATCTTCCGTAACTGCCGAACAATTGAGCAGTGCAAGCATTCCTAAACTGGACAGCTATACCGCTGTACTGGTAAACGGCCGCCTGCAAACTGAATTGTCTCAGCTGCCTGCTGATGGAAAGATCACCATCTCCAAAATCAGCGATGCCGCAGGTAATGCCGCTTTACAAAACTGGTTCGACAAGCATCCGCATCTGCAAAAACAACCCTTTGCAGCGCTCAATGCAGCCTTCTTTGCCGATGGCCTGTTCGTGGAAGCCGGCGTAAACGCCAGTCTCGATAAACCACTGCACATCGTTCATGTATATACTGCTGCTGTAAACGCTTTCATTCAGCCACACCACCTGGTGGTATTGCATAAAAGCGCTACCCTCGAACTCATCGAGACTTCCGTAAACCTGCACGAAGATGCCATCGCATTCGTGAACAGCGTTACTGAAGTAATACTGGAAGAGAACGCGGAACTCTGGCATTACAATGTACAGAGCACTGTTAAAAACAGCCGCCACATCTACCATACCTCTGCCCTGCAGAAAGCTGACAGTCGCTACCATCACTTTAACTTTACACTGCCTGCTGCTGAACTGACACGTAACAACCTGAGCGTGGCACTGACCGGCAGCAATACAGAGACCAACCTGCATGGCCTCTTCCTTGCTACCGAAACACAGCATGTAGATAACCATACTTTCGTGGACCACCAGGTACCCCATTGTAACAGTAATGAACTGTACAAAGGTGTACTGCTGGATAATGCCAAAGGTGTATTCACCGGCAAGATCATGGTTCACCAGGATGCACAGAAAACAAATGCTTTCCAGCAGAACAATAACCTGCTGATGAGCGAAAAGGCAAATATCAACTCACAACCACAGCTGGAGATCTATGCTGATGACGTGAAATGCAGCCATGGTTTTACCGTAGGCCGTTTCAGCGAAGAAGCATTGTTCTACCTCCGCTCCCGTGGTATTGGTGAAGAAGCTGCCAAGACACTCATGGTAAATGCATTTGCATTTGATATTACCGATCAGGTGCACATTCCTGCTTTACAGGCGTTCCTTTCAGATAAGATTCGCAGGTACGTAACCGGCGCTATCAATAACTAA
- a CDS encoding aminotransferase class V-fold PLP-dependent enzyme: MAHVPDLAAPALDIDKIRQDFPLLQEKVYGKPIVYLDNSATTQKPQVVLDTLERYYKHYNSNVHRGVHHLSQVASEEYEAARDIVAGFINAREREEVIFTKGTTDSINLVANVFGRGVIKAGDEVIVSAMEHHSNIVPWQIMCEDRGAVLKVIPMDEHGDLIMEEYTKLLSDKVKIVSVAYISNSLGTVNPVREIIAQAHAHNIPVLLDAAQAIQHMPLDVQELDADFIAFSGHKVYGPTGIGILYGKREWLDKLPPYQGGGDMIKTVTFAKTTYNVLPFKYEAGTPDISGAIALGAAVKYIQETGLENIHAYEEQLMNYAVEQLSKIAGLRFIGNPKHRSGAISFLVANIHPYDLGELLDKQGVAIRTGHHCAEPVMDFFCIPGTVRASFAMYTTKEDIDRLVVAINKAVSMLQ; this comes from the coding sequence ATGGCACACGTTCCAGACCTCGCTGCACCGGCATTAGATATAGATAAGATCAGACAGGATTTCCCGCTGTTGCAGGAAAAGGTGTATGGCAAACCAATCGTATATCTTGATAATTCAGCTACGACTCAAAAGCCACAGGTAGTGCTGGATACGCTGGAGCGATATTATAAACACTACAACAGCAATGTACACCGTGGGGTGCATCACCTGAGCCAGGTAGCTTCTGAAGAATACGAGGCAGCCCGTGATATCGTTGCAGGTTTTATCAATGCCCGTGAGCGGGAAGAAGTGATCTTCACAAAAGGTACCACTGATAGCATTAACCTCGTTGCAAATGTATTTGGCAGAGGTGTGATCAAAGCAGGCGATGAAGTGATCGTATCTGCAATGGAACACCATTCTAATATTGTTCCCTGGCAGATCATGTGTGAAGATAGAGGCGCAGTGCTGAAAGTGATCCCGATGGATGAGCATGGAGATCTGATCATGGAGGAGTATACAAAACTGCTTTCTGATAAAGTGAAGATTGTAAGTGTAGCCTATATATCCAATTCCCTGGGCACTGTGAACCCGGTACGTGAAATTATTGCACAGGCACATGCACACAATATACCAGTCTTGCTGGATGCTGCACAGGCTATTCAACATATGCCACTGGATGTACAGGAACTGGATGCAGATTTCATTGCCTTTTCCGGGCATAAGGTTTATGGACCAACTGGTATCGGTATCCTGTATGGTAAAAGAGAATGGCTGGATAAACTGCCTCCTTACCAGGGTGGCGGCGATATGATTAAGACGGTTACATTTGCAAAGACTACTTATAATGTACTGCCCTTTAAATATGAAGCAGGTACTCCGGATATCAGTGGCGCTATTGCATTAGGAGCAGCGGTAAAATATATCCAGGAAACTGGCCTGGAAAATATTCATGCATATGAAGAGCAACTGATGAATTATGCAGTTGAGCAATTGTCGAAGATAGCAGGATTACGTTTTATTGGTAATCCCAAACACAGATCCGGCGCGATTTCGTTTTTAGTAGCTAACATTCATCCATATGACCTGGGTGAATTGCTGGATAAACAGGGTGTGGCTATCAGAACAGGGCACCATTGCGCAGAACCGGTGATGGATTTCTTTTGCATCCCGGGTACCGTGAGAGCCAGCTTTGCCATGTATACAACGAAGGAAGATATTGACAGGCTGGTAGTAGCGATCAACAAAGCAGTCAGCATGTTACAATAA
- a CDS encoding SufE family protein, whose protein sequence is MTINEKQDELISDFSFMDEWMDKYEYIIQLGKDLPLIDPKYKTDDNLIKGCQSQVWLHTELVDGKLIFTADSDAVITKGLVSLLVGVLSGHTPKEIAASEIYFIDEIGLKSHLSPTRSNGLLSMLKQMKIYGLAYQVKSQQ, encoded by the coding sequence ATGACGATCAACGAAAAACAGGACGAACTGATTTCCGATTTCTCCTTTATGGATGAATGGATGGATAAATATGAATACATTATCCAGTTAGGCAAGGATCTGCCGCTGATAGACCCGAAATATAAAACAGACGATAACCTCATTAAAGGTTGTCAGTCACAGGTATGGCTACACACTGAACTGGTAGATGGTAAACTGATCTTTACTGCAGATAGTGATGCAGTGATTACAAAAGGATTGGTGAGCCTGCTGGTTGGAGTACTGTCCGGCCATACACCCAAAGAAATCGCAGCATCTGAAATTTATTTTATAGACGAGATTGGCTTGAAAAGCCACTTGTCTCCTACGCGCTCCAATGGCTTGCTGAGCATGCTCAAGCAAATGAAAATATACGGATTAGCATATCAGGTAAAATCGCAACAATGA